The DNA region GGGCCGGGCTACCCGGTCCAGCTCGAATACTCGCTCGAAATGTGGGagaatttgagtaaaaatataggcccgaaaaatgggcttggataaaaaaataaggcccatttaaaaatgggccgggcctcgggtaaggtatttttagcTCGGGctcggcccgaattcactaagggaaaaaaatctatattttttttatttttgaatgttattttcttgttgttttctccctattttgctaccattttactattatgttgctactattttgttgttattgtttggatattgtataaaacttattttcttattaattttattattattttaaagggatttgttaattttttattattattttagaggcatttacttgttaagttgcatctattctAGTGTTATTtgagtctacatattttttaaaatttatttttaatttgttgggaaatatttattttaatgtattatatatatttaaaaataatataaaattttaatgcgAGTCGGACTGGgcccaaattttaatattttttatccagGTCAGGCTTAGGCAAAAGTTTAGGCTTGTTTTTGGGGCCCGGCCCgccccatgaacacctctaatcataaggtatatatatattaaaaatatcgATAGATTTGAAACAGTAGTTATCCTAGATTCAAAATTCAAAGTGCAATTTGATTAAAGCtcgagttgaattaaattttttaaatttggcttAGTATCGATTACATAGTAAAAATgagattcattttcattctcaacATCATATTCTGATATTTATGTTAAGTTCAagttaaaaattaagattttttaaatACCGAATGAAAACTGAGTCTGTTTGTCAATCAAATAGTAAgatattaatatttgaattagggtttagggtttataattttaattatttaagttttagcTTAATTTAATAATAGGAAAATTTGCATTTGGGTTACTCgaatacaaaaaatttatttgCACAAATGGGCTATTTTACTCAAATGAcctcaaaaaataattatttatataaatgatGCTAGTtcaaaaataatcacataaatgAACAATAAAATTGGATAAGGGGGACTAAATGGTCGacattagtatttttttttacataatcatTGCTTGATGATTTTGTCaggtgttaaaaaaatatttttttggttgtTAGGGACTAGATGACCGACACCCTTATATTTTTTTGACCCTGTATCATAGTGGTATACATTTATAccagtatttgaaaaaaaaaatttgggtggcaaatgtCACAGGGCTAGATCTTTCGTCTCGTGATcagtgcggccttaggcgattcgttcactccaaactcgcctaagttaGCCTTTACTCCCAAAAGTGAAGATTCTTTTAGAATTCTtctaaggcaccaatttgtatagcgaaAGCAATTGTGTCAAAAGAAcatacaaaagaattctattacacTTAAGAATTCACCTAGATAGGCAGAGAGTCAGGTAAAGTAGATAAGGTAGGAAGGTTAAGAAGGCTGAGTGTTGAAAGTATATAGGGTTGTTGAAAGGTTAAAAGTTTGATTTGTCGTAAAAGGCATTTATAGGGAAAGAGGGCTCATTTTCAATGAGGCTAGGTCACTAACAAATCCGGGATATGGTAATTGTGCAGTCGACCAAGTGGCAAAATCGTTTTATGTGGGTCGTCCTCATGCATGGTATTGCTTTGACATTCTCTTAGCTAAAGTTATACGAGGTTGTCGAAATTTAAAcaagttatttttaatattattaccaattttgattaaaatatttatttgatttttttttaaagacaaTTTTGATTTTCAACATGAAAACATTAATGCAAGCATGATGattttaaataattgttttacaaaagaaaattatatcaacattttaatctaaatagttaacaatattaattatttggactaactaataatagtataaaagtagaaaatcaaatcctattaaactaaaatataaagactattttggcttttttttaaaatatggacAAGATTCAAACATTAAGCATAATACAGGGACTGAAACTAGAATTCGACCTATAGAATTCGACCTATTATGTTTGTGGTCGTATTCATGTTGTACGTATGCTTTACCAACAGCAGGCATTTTCCTCCACTTCCTTTGGTTCAGTATTTCTCTTAGGTTCATATGGCCAGTGTTCCCCAAGTGCTTACATTCCCGGAGGTGAAACTGAGCTCCTCCTCCGGCGGCCGGAACATGCCGGTGATCGGCATGGGCACAACGGCCGATCCATTTGATGAAACGGCTTTGAAAGAGGCGGTTGTGGAGGCTATCAGTGTCGGTTACCGTCACTTCGACACCGCATCTCTTCACAAATCGGAGAAGCCATTGGGAGAAGCTATAGCGGAAGCGATTAAGCTCGGTTTTATCTCATCTCGCGATGAACTTTTCATCAGTTCCAAGCTATGGTGCAGTGATGCTCATCCCGATCTTGTTCTTCCCGCTGTCAAAAATTCTCTCAGGTAAAAAAAACATCTTAATTTGCCTTTTGATTCCCTTAATCAAAagaattaaagattaaattagcTCCATCACTGTAAACTTATCTCTTTTATATATAAACACACAGATCAAGTAGTTAATTAAGGGAGTAAAATCCAATATTTCAAATTTGAGTCCTTGGAAAGTTTAAATCACATTCGATTTGGTTATTGTTAGGTTTAAGTTATGGCAGCTTGCATGAGttgaatttagtaatttttaatactttattCGAGTGACTCTCAACACTTCATTTCAGTGCAGTcaagcaattttttttaaaaattaatttcttaaatagTTGAGTTgaagtttaatatttattttttacttaataaattaatGGAGCTTTAATAAAGTAAGATCAAATTTTATCTTTAGTTACTCGAGATTGATGTTAACACGGGCAAGCGATTTGTCTCTTTCTTTTATAGAGTGTTTTTAGCCAGGAAATTAGAAATAAGTTTGTTTCAATCACATCGGTTGGATCAAGAATAggttgaaatattaatttggagaaaattattaaattaattaatttgagaaCCAATTGAACTTAGTAAAAAAACTATTGaaccaaaattttaataatattataaatttttaatgatttatttaatcaaagaGGACAAATTAGACAAAACAGTTGGGTCAGTTGGACCGACAAATCAGTGATCTAACCAGATTGACCACCAATCTAATTTTGAAACCTTTAGAAGTGATAACGGTTTAATTTGGAATTAAGGGATTAGAAGTAGACCTGCTCATGAGTTTGGCCCAAAGGTCCGCCTGAAAAGTAagagggtttaggtaaaaatataagctcaaaaaatagacttgaaaaaaaaaacctgtttAGAAAACAGGTCAGACCTTAGGTAAGACTTTTTGGCCCAGACCCAGCccgaatatacaaaaaaaaatatttgttttttaatgtttctttttttttttactattttactaccatttcactattatattactattattttgttattattgtataactcttgttttattattaattttattactattttagagttatttgcttgttaagttgcgcCTATGTTActgttatttaaatatacatattttttaaaaatttatttttaatttgtcgagaaatatttattttaatgttgttagtatttttgatgtatttttaaaaaaaaaataatacgaGCCCGGATTTTAACATATTTATCCGAACTgggtttgggtaaaatttgaGGCCTATTTTTTGGCTGAGCTTGGCCCTAGGCTTAACAAACTGgcctaaaattttggttgaacCCAAACCCGATCCAGCCCATAAGCACCTTTAATTAGAAGTAATAACAATTTGATTGAATTtagttttgaaaaatatttatgattaaTATGCAATAATTTAATAAAGACAAAACATATGCAAAATCCGATTTTcgattttctcaatttttttcttcTCATCTCTAATGGTTTAGACAAAGGGTGTATATGCAGGATGCTTCAGTTGGAATACTTGGACCTCTACCTCATTCACTGGCCACTAAGTGCTAAACCTGGGAAAATTGAATTCCCTGTGCCCAAAGATGAACTACTAGCTATGGATTTCAACTCAGTGTGGGCAGCCATGGAAGATTGCCAGAGGTTTGGCCTCACAAAATCCATTGGAGTCTGTAACTTCTCATGTAAGAAACTGGAAAACATACTCTCCTTTGCTACCATTCCCCCATCAGTTAATCAAGTAAGCTTACCTGTTCCCTtctaatactttttttttttatttcggaTAAATCTTAAAGTTACCTTTGAAGTTGGTTAGAACGTGCAATATGATATTAGAGATTTGATTCGGTGTAAGTTTacatctaaaattttaattttaattcaagtttatGTAGTATGTATGCCGTTCCAtactattttatgattatttatgggttcattttatctttttaaaatgtatttttccTTTTGTAAGTTAAAATTCCTATAATAATGCTTTGTAAGCTTAATTTCActtctaatgaaattttaattttaaaaaaatattaaaaaatagaaaattgaggCAATATCACATATTAAAGTTTTAAATGGAAAATAGCCCTCAAACTATATTATTTTTCCCATTAAGGAGTAGACGTTTGGCTACTGATTTTAAAACTGTTTCATACTCAGGTCGAGGATCAAAGCCTCGACTATTAGTTAAAGAAGAAGAGACCCATACTATTTCACCTAGCCTCGATGGTTGTATAAGCTCTTTTTAAATCCATTGAAGCATGTGAAATCTTTCCTTCTAGTTTCATGCAGctgaattaaaatcaaagttaTATGCGTACAATTGCAACAATCCAAAGCTATGTTATTCATACTTAGGACTCGATGAGTGCCATATATAGGTACACATGtgatatatttctaaattttatgtaTTAGAAGAGTCTTCAGAATATCATAGCTACACACGCATATCTTAATATAAGTCGGTAGCAGTGACAACGACAAGGGGCAGGCAAGCCCctctttaaaatgaaaatttattttagtccctttaaaattttaaaattataagttaatttaatgataaaaatgcACTTTACTCCCCCAAAAGAGAAAAAATTTTCAGTTTAATCAccttaaatttctaaaattacaagcatatacaaatataaaattgtactttaaaactttaaaattttataatttaattttgactctCCTAAAAATAAACTTCTAACTTCATCCCTAGCCGGGAGCACGagcattttaaacaaaatgaagAGTCAAAagtaatattaaatcaaaatttttgcaaTACATTACACGACGTTAGGTCAAAGTTCCATGCTgaactttttgagatttattCCTATTATTTTCCATTGATCATCTTTTCTATATAAACAAGTGATTATTTGGTAAATGGAGAGAACAATTTGTTGAATTCAGGTGGAGATTAGCCCTCTATGGCAACAGCAGAAGCTAAGAGAGTTCTGCAAATCTAAAAATATTGTGGTAACTGCTTACTCTCCTTTGGGAGCCAAAGGGACTCGTCGGGGAACCCATGAAGTTTTGGATAATGAAACACTGAAGGAGATTGCTAATGCTCATAACAAGACTGTTGCTCAGGTTCTTGCTTCTTCTTCAACTTGATTGACAACCATTTTCGTTTATCCTTCACATAAATTCAGATTCGAGTTTCAAGTTTGGATTGTCttttttgaaattgtttttcGTTAGTATAATTATCTTGCATTCTTTTCTATAGTTAGGATACAAGTATTCCTTTACCAATAGTCAAACTATGTCATTTCTCAAGTCATATGCAACTTCAAAGTGACTATATAGATCACCATTCTAACTTTATACCAAAATGAAATGGTGGTATAGTTTTAGAGAAGAGCCATAAACTCCACATCAGTCGTGTACTAGAGCTCGTCTAAGATCATGGTAGTTGGCTCTTGGGTACTAGCGATGTGCCATTGAAGACAATGAGCTTTTATTAGAATGGGGAGGATTTTATGATCATGAGAGGAGACATGAGTTTAACATTGGCTATGAAATAACTTGGTGTTGTAATTTTAGAAAAGAGCCATAAATTTTACATTAGCCATGTACTAGAACTCAACTAGGATCATAGTAGTCGGCTATTGGATACCAGTAACATGCCATTAAAGACCTTAAGAGAATTTCATAGTCATAGAGAAGAGTCATGAATTTCGCTTTGACTATTTACTAGAGTTCAAGTAGATATTTTAGTGTTAAGACATTTTTCGATTTGTAATTCATCTTTGATGATTAAATTCGAAAAGTTCAATGAATCAAAGTATACAATACCTTGCTTGGGCTGGATTGTGACCCATGGTCTACAATGGACTGAAAcattaaatactttttttttgggaaaattgaCAGGTTTGCCTAAGATGGGCACTTGAACAAGGGTTAAGTTTTGTGGTTAAGAGCTTCAACAAAGAAAGGATGAGAGAGAACCTGCATATCTTCGATTGGGGATTATCATTAGATgactataaaaaaatcaatgaaaTTAAGCAGCGTAGGTTATTGCCTAAACTTGAAATGGTATCACCTAATGGACCATTCAAGTCCCTTGAAGAACTATGGGATGGGGAGatttaatcttcaaaatacccTCTCTCTTTTTTGGACTTGTATTACAACTTCTGTACTTAAAATCTACTTTATTGTGTCATAATCGcgtttttaagtaattttatacCCATGTAAATTTTGATATGTGTAGCCAAGTCTCTGTTGTATTCGTGTTGCATGTCTATGTCAGTGTTTCATAGATCATCAGACTCCATCATTGACAATTCAAACAAAAATGCTACCACCGTGACCTCCATGACAACCACCCACATCCCATTGACAAAGAAGAGGTCTCTCAAAGAAAATAGTGACCTGGTGGTTGTGGGAGAATGAGCTACCGTAGGGTCCATCACATGCCATAGGTTTATTAAGCTGCTTAGATACTAGACCCATAATCAATGAAATTTGAATTAAGATTGGATCAGCTGAAGTTCCAAACCGAAGAATAATATCAGGCCaattaatttttctatctattttaacttttttgaaCTTAAGTTTTTtgccaaattatgtcaaaatagattgaaaaattagcccttttttttaaaaatttatgatacGACATAAACACCacgtcaacatttaattaatttttaaaagtataaaaaatatttttttaattttaaaaactaattaaatgttGACGTGACAATCCATGCGGATGCCgccacatcaacaaagttaataaatgttaacttttttatctattttagaatgatttaacaaaaaattcaagttaaaaaattgagatgaaatataaatgaaaaactaaaataattttttctgtAAATTTATAGTGTAAAACAAATCTTTATGcctacaaaaaaaataattatattttaattatattcaacaaTTCCAATAacactaattaaaataattatagatatattATTTCAAAagctaattaaaaaattaaacaggTAAAATACTAATTTTTAAAGATAAAAGTGACAAACCTACATTATATAGGAGCAAAGGAAGACCGTTTCATTTTTCTTCTACATTTCACCAATATTTTACACGACGTCGTACTGATGCTTGAAGATGTCTTTTGACAAATGAAATATGCCAAAGATCAATAAATAAAGGCACAAGTATTTGGTTAAATTTACCTGGTTTTTTTTAGACAAAACTGCTAGCATTGCTGGCTGGTCCTGGTATTGGCTCCGATCAGACAATACCCTCTACCGTACTCCTTTTTCAAGGTTAAGAACTTTAATCGGTTACTCTTTTCCCTTGTAGCTTTCAGATACTAAAAGAATCTTCATTTGTTAAGTGCAGTTTCATTTCGATGAAGCTCGACGGGAATAAACAAGTAACGAGAAGAAAAAAGTGGCTATCAAGCTTTACACATGCAAGGAGTTAAGGGGTTCTCCCAAAGGTCGTAATTAGGGAAGGTTTCTTCTGGTAATCCAGTTCGAGTTTGGTGGGTAACGACTACATCTTCTACGAATGTAGCCCATCCCATATAAGGATCCCCAAAAGATTTAGACATAAGTCCTTTGTCAGGTTTTATTGATTTTTGACGATGACCCATGTACCTTCTAGCACCAATAATCAATTTAGCAAAGTTACCTCCGTGGGTCATTACGAAGACATCAGATTTCAGGCAGACCAAGAAGTCGAGTGCAGCTAAGCTTGTTACATGTTTCCAGAAACCAGCCAACTCCTCCTTACTTGCTAACTCTTCCTTGGTAACCTGTTACGAAAGCCTTATGATAAGCATCTTCACTACGTAaaattgagatatatatatagcAAAGACATTCAATTTGTTATGCATCAAGTCGAACTAATCACATTGCAGCGCCTGATATATATTCAGTCTGTTAACTAACAGATCCATGGTACCATCCTATCATACGTAATATGGCTAAGGATCAGTAGCACAGCAAGAGGAACTCCCTGGAAACTAAATACTAAAACATAAGAAATGCTACAATTTTAAAGTGGGTTGAATCACTTTTTGTTACAATATTACTCCCACATTGGGGCCTGAACTTTTTTTTATACAAGTTAGGCCCTAAACTTGGCAATTGTTTCTACATTGGGGGCTAAACTTTTCTTTGTCTAAGTTAGTCCCTGATATTTCCTTGAAAACCTTGAAGTTCAGACTCCAACATATGAACAATTGCCAGTTCAAAGCATAACTTGTACCAAGAAGTTCAGACCCCAATATTGCAACAGTTGCCTAGTTCAAGCCCCAATGTGGAAACAATTATCAAGTTCAGGGATTAACTTGAACAAAAAGAAGTTCAAGCGCCAAAGTGGGAGTTGTTGCTCCAAATAGTGATTTAACTCTTTAAAAACTGCCTAGAATATTTCAGTTGAATAAGAAGAAGTGATTCCAGACAGTTTTGTAggattcataaatatatatatatatagaaaagacTAAAATGAATGTACCAAATTCGGGAACATGTTCCGTAAGGGTGCCATTCGGTTCTGACCACCATAAACCTGGCCAGAAGCAACATAAATCTGTGTTTCCTTGGGATATCCCATTGCCCGAAGAATCACTGCCACTTCGCCAGGTTCAAGGGGACAACGTCCCTCTTTCCTCTTTTGCAGTGCAAGCTGCCAGAGATGAGATCCGTTCTGCATTGCCAGTTACAACAAAGATAAGACAAAATCCAGGCCAATTTTTGGTTCTTACCAAGCAAACAACCAGAAAACATCAAATTGTTATAGATCACCTTATACCGTCGAGGCCATTCTTTTTGTCTGTATTCCGCCATTTTAGCTTTCTCCTCCCTAGTTCCAACGAAATCACAGAATGATAGGCCTACCATCCCTTTCTCGAATCTAAGATGTAAAGCCCTGAATGAAATAAACTGTTGGTTAACTAGGAGTTAAATATAGCATCAATTCAGCATATTAGTAGAGACTAAACCGAAAATGTTACGAACATGTACGGGTTTGGACTTCCAGTGCGGTTCCTCATCCTTGAGACCAACAAATTTGCCATTTCCTCAATTTCCGGAAGAAATTTAAGAGCATGATAATTGACCCTGCATCTTAGCCTGTTGATTTCTGGAGGGACATTATCGTACCTGAACATTATCcaagagaaaaaggaaaggaaacaCAAAAGAGTAACAATCCAAGTCCTCATTCCTTGTctgaaaagattttttttttttaagtagtCATCATATACAGATCTATGACATACATGACTTACCCAAGTCTATCGACGAATGGTTTTAGGGCCattattttcttctctttgaCCCGAGGCAGCACATTGTCGATATAAAATTGAGCAGGTGCATATTTTGGAATATTCTTCACTGTTCGTCTATTACACCAACACTTCTCCAGGTGAAAAAATTTTCCAGTTGCAAAAAGTTGGAATAAATTTGTATAAAGATATGCTTTGTAAGTTCTTGAATTCTCATATCATGTTTGAAAATGCAGAGACATAATTACACAATAAACCTAGGATTTTATGGCTACAAGTTCCAAACCAGATAGATACTAATTAGCAGAGGTTAAGGTCTACAATGAAAAATATGAACCGAGACATGTGCAAACTCTTTTTATCATTTGCATTTAAGAGAGTCGGAAAAAGCCAACAAGTTACCCTTGTTCCCAAAATGAAATAAAGTAAAAGATAAACGAATTCCATCAGTTAAtctaataatttaaattcaacaTCACAAAATCTAGGAAATTAATGATGTCAACATGATTGAAGCAAATCCATAGAATCAAATAGCTTTAATTATAATAGCAAATCCAGCATAGAAGAGACAACACAAAGAACCATGAAAAAAAATCACCTTATACTTGTAAATAATTCTGATTTGTCAGTAAACCACCCGGGTATGTCACGGACAATTCGCACATCGTCCTTCAAGTAGTCAATGAAATGATCAACATCAAAAATGTCTTCAAATTTCCTACAAATAGTTTTACAAATATATTACAAACCAAAGCAGGAACTAGTGTAGCAGTGAGAAAAACTCAGAATTTCCACCATTATGTAGTAAGTTTAGAGCTCGAAATTTCAGTTCAATGTAAGAATATATTTTAAGTTTGAGCTAGTGCTATTATGATGAAAATTGACAGCTTCACAATGTTATAAGTCAACCTCAATTAACTTGAATAACGAAACAATTATCATGCACCTAGAAATTTCAATGTTCACACAGGTTACATCATTCCAAGTAGAATTTAAGGTAGAACTTTAACATCATAGGATATGAGAGAAAAAAAGGCACTTAGTACAAACAAAATATTATTCCAACTTCTGTAGTCTTCGAAAAATAATGTTTAGTATAATATGAATTGTATGTAATAAGATTGGGACGCTCTGGTTTAATAATTAGCCTTTTTGCTAAACTAATTATCTTGTAACTTCTTTTTTCTATGCATATATGACAATTTATAATATAACAATCACTGTAGACAAGACCAGTAGTACGCATAAGGTTGTCGGACAAGAAATCTCACGTTTGATCTTTCCATATCTGATCCTGTTTCAGCACTGGCAAAATAAGCGTGGCATTCAGAATTTTGGCCACAGCCACTGCATTACATATCTGCATTGAGTGCGCAATAAGTTCATAAGTTTGTTGCTGGCCATTGAAGATGCCAAATCACCAGTATTTTCAGAAATCATTCAGCAATGTTCCGCTTAAGGACAGTTAAAGGGTACTGGGATATCGTAAAACGAGAATAGAACCAAGCAGCAAAAGAACTTTCAGAAAGAACTTCTTTCACAGATTCTCATCTTCAGCACTGATTTGTTTATAATCATCTTTGTTCTCCATTAATTATTGGTATTTGAATTGAACTCCAACAGGAGTTTCCATGATACAATAAGCAAGCAAAAGTCAAGTCAATAAAATAATGTAATCTTAGTCTCTGTATTCGTAGGTTTTGATGTTGCAGTCATCAAAGTGACGACACCATAACACTTCGAAATTGAAAGAGGCATGGCCTCTAACTCCAAGTCAGTGACACCAAACGTAAGTATCAGCATATAGACAACTTGGTATCCGTTTAAGACCAGAACAGTACTACCTGGTACTAACACAGTGCGGACTACCATGATCAGCAATTTTATGATTCAATAATTGAAAAAAGACTTATGACCTCCTACCAACTCCATAAGATGCATTCGAAAAATGATACAAACTCAACTCAATCAGGTTGCCATAAGAAGAAAAGAATCTATACCGCAATTCTTTGTTGATTTAGACCACCCTCagcatgaataaatatataaccACTCGTTTCATTCTCGGGAGGAAGGTCTGCACAATAGTTAAAGAGTTAATAACCTAAGCCGTGATAACCAACATTTCCTAAATGCATTTCACAAAATGCGGGTGATACCAAATACACATCACTAATAAAGGAAGCCATAGACATTGGATACCCGACATTCCACCGTCACGCCGCTCGGCACAAGGCTTCCAAGAAGTAGTTGCAGAGAAAGGATTCTCCCAAAGCGAAGGATTCTCCTTGACCTAGAAACCAGGAAACACGATTTACAAAAAGCCAAAGCCATTGTTACAACAAGTAAGAAAAACAATAACAAGATCCCATCAGAAAAACTTACTCGCGGACAGTGAAGAACAATGCCATCTTTTTTACACAAATACGGAGAATTCTACAATAAAGATTAACAGTGATATTAGAATTAGtaacacaaaaattaaatccATGAAAAAAAAAGTAGACCTCATagtttccattaaaaaaaaatcagctaAACTTCAAATTAAACTTAACCAGCTAGAGCTAGTTCACTCCATTTAAATTTTTTCCCCAAATATCAataatactattatttttaaaaaataagaataatttcAACTTCAAATCAGAAATTCCTATTTAACATAAAAGAATCTAGAAAAAAAAAGTATCGAGTAACTTCAAATACTTAAACACGAAGTGAATCAGTTCCTTACTAATGGTATGCAACATAAAAGAATCTAGAGAAAAAGAAGTGCAGACTAATTTCAACTACTTAAACACAAAGTAAATCAGCTCCTTACTAATAGTATGCAACATACAAgaatctagaaaaaaaatagtgCCAAGTAATTTGAACTGCTTCACCACAAAGTGAATCAATTCCTTACTAATCGTTGTAAGATCGAGAAAAAGGAAATCAATCCAGCGACGGCGATGAAAACGAGCAAGAGAAGCGAGATCCTGGAACCGTGTTGAGAAAACCTAGGATCATCATTAAGGAAAGGGAAAAAAGAGTAAATTTTTGACCAAAACGAACGGTAACGATCTCGAAAAGAATGGCGAGGATGATCGTCATCATCATCTCGAAGGACGTGATCGTTGAAGATGAGAGGGGAAGCATCCTCGTCGCGTTTCATCGGAGAAGAAGAGGCTCGGCTCCCGAGCGAGCTGCCCGAGTGCCTCAGCTCAACCATGGCTCGCTTCGGACTGTAAGCCAGCTTGCGAGAGCTCAGCTTCCGCTTCTTCGACTCGGCTTTTCGCAATTGGTGGCGCTGGTGGTGGTGATGGTAAGTGACTTGCGAGTGGAATGAAAGTTCTATCGAAGTCCACATATATATAATGTGTCCAAAGATTCAACTAAACGTGGCTGAAAACAAGATTTAATTTGGTTTTCGTCCTtctattatgttaaaatttgatatttaaacctataatttaatttttcataatttgatcctttatttctaataaagttattagtaaattcaaattaaaaataggCTTAATTATAAGATTGACCCCAAATTATGCATTTTTCACTtagatatctattttttttataaaaatgatatctAAATTATCAATTTATCTCATTTTATACAAAATGTGTACAATATCATGCATGAATGTGATACATGTCACATTCTTATTggttaataattttatctcattttatttttcaagtgtACGACATTTGGTGAATATGCCacatgtaatggcctaaattcaaggttatcggaacaatggtttcgtaaccatagatccgatttaaagagaaatttatttcaatatttttgcttgaaaattgatatgataggaaaatcgtatgaaaatattgatagaaaaattttaccgaattagtggttagttagaaaaagaaattattgaagaaattgggtaaaaacaagat from Gossypium hirsutum isolate 1008001.06 chromosome A04, Gossypium_hirsutum_v2.1, whole genome shotgun sequence includes:
- the LOC107933372 gene encoding non-functional NADPH-dependent codeinone reductase 2 translates to MASVPQVLTFPEVKLSSSSGGRNMPVIGMGTTADPFDETALKEAVVEAISVGYRHFDTASLHKSEKPLGEAIAEAIKLGFISSRDELFISSKLWCSDAHPDLVLPAVKNSLRMLQLEYLDLYLIHWPLSAKPGKIEFPVPKDELLAMDFNSVWAAMEDCQRFGLTKSIGVCNFSCKKLENILSFATIPPSVNQVEISPLWQQQKLREFCKSKNIVVTAYSPLGAKGTRRGTHEVLDNETLKEIANAHNKTVAQVCLRWALEQGLSFVVKSFNKERMRENLHIFDWGLSLDDYKKINEIKQRRLLPKLEMVSPNGPFKSLEELWDGEI
- the LOC107933384 gene encoding protein PECTIC ARABINOGALACTAN SYNTHESIS-RELATED codes for the protein MVELRHSGSSLGSRASSSPMKRDEDASPLIFNDHVLRDDDDDHPRHSFRDRYRSFWSKIYSFFPFLNDDPRFSQHGSRISLLLLVFIAVAGLISFFSILQRLNSPYLCKKDGIVLHCPRVKENPSLWENPFSATTSWKPCAERRDGGMSDLPPENETSGYIFIHAEGGLNQQRIAICNAVAVAKILNATLILPVLKQDQIWKDQTKFEDIFDVDHFIDYLKDDVRIVRDIPGWFTDKSELFTSIRRTVKNIPKYAPAQFYIDNVLPRVKEKKIMALKPFVDRLGYDNVPPEINRLRCRVNYHALKFLPEIEEMANLLVSRMRNRTGSPNPYMALHLRFEKGMVGLSFCDFVGTREEKAKMAEYRQKEWPRRYKNGSHLWQLALQKRKEGRCPLEPGEVAVILRAMGYPKETQIYVASGQVYGGQNRMAPLRNMFPNLVTKEELASKEELAGFWKHVTSLAALDFLVCLKSDVFVMTHGGNFAKLIIGARRYMGHRQKSIKPDKGLMSKSFGDPYMGWATFVEDVVVTHQTRTGLPEETFPNYDLWENPLTPCMCKA